The Chryseobacterium aureum genome contains a region encoding:
- a CDS encoding N-acetylmuramoyl-L-alanine amidase family protein: MHKQNFKIILSFLLILTSNFIFSQKKFTIVLDAGHGGSDHGANRTYSDIGRIAEKDITLAITLKVGAMLEKNRDFKVIYTRKIDEYPSLSDRTNLANRSKADLFVSIHCNSSQRPTAYGTETYVQGPNQNNENLEVAKRENDVIFLDEKDKQTFGSYNPDSPESLIALKLQQSKYLESSLLLGGLVEDNFVNKDKRSSRGVFQKNLHVLRMNAMPSVLIETGFINHPEESHYIASDKGQTEIAESIYNAIIDYKKAVDRKSGGSFAVKKPEPEKPAEVPLKNDFRILLMSSPMKYNENDPALKGLNYILTLKENGQYKYYYAVTNMASVKDINLKTAKDAGFRNAFAVGFMPNQRINMGYYTIEVYSGDKLNGNSYILQNLKDVEREKDSGVFYYTYGKVYTLEDAVKLQKELEAKGIKNTVIQKVYK; this comes from the coding sequence ATGCACAAACAAAATTTTAAAATAATTTTATCATTTCTCCTTATCCTTACCAGCAACTTTATTTTCTCTCAAAAGAAGTTTACTATCGTTCTGGATGCCGGACACGGAGGAAGTGATCATGGAGCGAACAGGACTTATTCTGACATTGGAAGGATCGCAGAAAAAGATATTACACTTGCTATTACCTTAAAAGTAGGAGCCATGTTAGAGAAAAACAGAGATTTCAAAGTAATATATACCCGTAAAATTGACGAATATCCTTCTCTATCCGACAGAACCAATCTGGCGAACAGGAGTAAAGCGGACCTTTTTGTATCGATTCACTGTAATTCTTCCCAAAGACCTACAGCCTATGGTACAGAAACTTATGTACAGGGACCTAACCAGAATAATGAGAATCTTGAGGTTGCAAAAAGAGAGAATGACGTGATTTTCCTGGATGAAAAAGATAAGCAGACCTTCGGTTCTTATAATCCTGATTCTCCGGAATCCTTAATCGCTTTAAAACTTCAGCAGAGTAAATATCTGGAATCAAGTCTTCTTTTGGGAGGATTAGTAGAAGATAACTTTGTGAATAAAGACAAAAGATCATCAAGAGGGGTTTTTCAGAAAAACCTTCACGTTCTCCGTATGAATGCCATGCCATCTGTACTGATAGAAACCGGTTTCATCAACCATCCTGAGGAAAGTCATTATATTGCTTCAGACAAAGGACAGACAGAGATTGCAGAAAGTATCTACAATGCGATCATTGATTATAAAAAGGCTGTTGACAGAAAATCCGGCGGTTCTTTCGCTGTAAAAAAACCTGAACCTGAGAAACCGGCAGAAGTTCCTCTGAAAAATGATTTCAGAATCTTACTGATGAGCTCACCTATGAAATACAATGAAAATGATCCTGCCCTGAAAGGTCTTAATTATATTCTTACCCTTAAAGAAAACGGACAGTACAAGTATTATTACGCGGTAACGAATATGGCTTCTGTAAAAGATATCAACCTAAAAACAGCCAAGGATGCAGGGTTCAGAAATGCTTTTGCCGTAGGTTTTATGCCTAATCAGAGGATTAATATGGGATATTATACCATAGAAGTGTATTCCGGTGATAAACTGAACGGCAATTCTTATATTCTTCAGAACCTTAAAGATGTAGAAAGAGAGAAAGACAGTGGGGTGTTCTATTATACGTACGGAAAGGTTTACACCCTGGAAGACGCTGTGAAACTTCAAAAAGAACTTGAAGCTAAAGGCATCAAAAACACCGTGATACAGAAAGTCTACAAATAA
- a CDS encoding NADPH-dependent F420 reductase yields the protein MNISFIGAGNVASSLGEMFVQAGHHVKYGTPTPKGEQLSVSEACDFGDIVCFAIPYSVMNEVLTANKNSLKDKIVVDITNVIHLEDWSPIPLGEDSSGEQTSRLLPESKVVKAFNTIFADVMKDEKRIINGQKLTVFIASDDLEASGTIKKLADSIGFEGLIVGGIKNARYLEAIAHLNIAILSAGGTTDAGFAYLRRK from the coding sequence ATGAATATCAGTTTTATTGGTGCAGGAAATGTAGCATCAAGCCTTGGAGAAATGTTTGTACAGGCAGGACATCACGTGAAGTATGGAACTCCCACCCCTAAGGGAGAGCAGCTTTCTGTTTCAGAAGCCTGTGATTTCGGAGACATTGTCTGTTTCGCGATTCCTTATTCTGTGATGAATGAAGTTTTAACAGCCAATAAAAACAGCTTAAAAGACAAAATTGTGGTAGATATTACCAATGTTATTCATCTTGAAGATTGGTCGCCTATACCTTTAGGGGAAGACAGCAGTGGGGAACAGACCTCGCGGCTGCTTCCTGAAAGCAAAGTAGTAAAAGCATTCAACACTATCTTTGCAGATGTTATGAAAGATGAAAAGCGCATAATCAACGGGCAGAAGCTAACTGTTTTTATAGCGTCTGATGATTTAGAAGCATCCGGAACAATAAAAAAGCTGGCTGACAGCATTGGTTTTGAAGGACTCATTGTTGGAGGCATTAAAAATGCAAGGTACTTAGAGGCAATCGCTCATTTGAATATCGCTATTTTATCAGCAGGAGGAACCACCGATGCCGGCTTTGCTTACCTTCGGCGAAAATAA
- a CDS encoding RidA family protein, protein MKQIINTVNAPAAIGPYSQANMANGVLYISGQIPVDPATGKLVEGIEKETHQVMKNLEAILTEAGMTFKNVVKATIFLKSMDDFAVMNDIYASYLDSDNYPARETVQVSCLPKNVDIEISMIAHQD, encoded by the coding sequence ATGAAACAAATAATAAACACAGTTAATGCACCTGCAGCTATCGGACCTTATTCACAAGCTAATATGGCCAATGGAGTTTTGTATATCTCCGGACAGATTCCTGTAGATCCTGCAACGGGTAAGTTGGTAGAAGGGATTGAGAAAGAAACGCACCAGGTAATGAAAAATCTTGAAGCTATTCTTACTGAAGCTGGTATGACCTTCAAAAACGTTGTAAAAGCGACCATCTTCCTGAAAAGTATGGATGATTTTGCTGTAATGAATGACATTTACGCGTCTTATTTGGATTCAGACAACTACCCCGCGCGTGAAACGGTACAGGTTTCCTGTCTGCCTAAAAATGTGGATATCGAAATTTCTATGATCGCACATCAGGATTAA
- the rpsT gene encoding 30S ribosomal protein S20, with protein sequence MANHKSALKRIRQNETRRLRNRYYHKTARTALKALRNEENKAAATEQLPKVIALLDKLAKKNIIHKNKAANLKSKLTKHVNKLA encoded by the coding sequence ATGGCAAATCATAAATCAGCACTAAAGAGAATCAGACAAAACGAAACTAGAAGACTTCGTAACAGATATTACCACAAGACTGCTAGAACAGCTTTAAAAGCTTTAAGAAATGAAGAGAACAAAGCTGCTGCTACAGAACAACTGCCAAAAGTTATCGCTTTATTGGATAAATTAGCTAAGAAAAATATTATCCACAAGAACAAAGCTGCTAACTTGAAAAGCAAATTGACAAAGCACGTTAATAAATTAGCGTAA
- a CDS encoding T9SS type A sorting domain-containing protein has translation MKINLPLGTKFSFKAGLMALFLFSASTSSFAQNRIYAHAQSSGVFGVACLGCRVDNPLNAVGFNEDDYSTMVLGTALLGGIQQTLIFPDLRSDTRLVVGIGTDNIPLSVQLLSGVTLETMNGGTSNDDRRTIDVSLLKLGATPNRGTVEFKPAKPYDGIRIGLTGGVLSLGGGFRIYYAYQDPLANIVAHSQNGQVILGGNVPVEGSEITLYNTTGKEVFRSTVNSNTFEPKQPEGIYIMNVQTKEGKTYSKKIIIK, from the coding sequence ATGAAAATTAATTTACCTCTGGGAACAAAATTCTCTTTCAAAGCCGGATTAATGGCTTTATTTCTATTTTCAGCAAGCACTTCATCTTTTGCTCAAAACAGAATTTATGCTCACGCGCAAAGCTCCGGGGTGTTTGGAGTAGCATGCCTGGGATGCCGTGTAGACAACCCCTTGAATGCAGTCGGATTTAATGAAGATGACTATTCAACAATGGTATTGGGGACTGCATTATTAGGAGGAATTCAACAGACTCTTATTTTTCCTGACTTAAGATCAGATACCAGACTTGTTGTAGGAATCGGAACGGATAATATACCTTTATCTGTACAATTACTAAGCGGCGTAACCCTTGAGACCATGAACGGAGGAACCTCTAATGACGACCGCAGAACGATAGATGTAAGCCTTCTTAAGCTGGGAGCAACTCCGAACAGAGGAACCGTAGAATTTAAACCGGCAAAGCCTTATGACGGAATAAGAATCGGTTTAACCGGAGGAGTGTTAAGCCTTGGAGGCGGATTCAGAATTTACTATGCTTACCAGGATCCGCTGGCCAATATAGTAGCTCACAGCCAGAACGGACAGGTAATCCTTGGAGGAAATGTTCCTGTAGAAGGCTCTGAGATTACATTGTATAATACCACCGGTAAAGAAGTATTCCGCTCTACTGTAAATTCCAATACCTTCGAACCCAAACAGCCGGAAGGCATATACATCATGAATGTACAAACCAAAGAAGGCAAAACATATTCTAAAAAGATTATCATTAAATAA
- a CDS encoding putative LPS assembly protein LptD: protein MAKTVLKNILQILIILIFNNFLAQKTPEKLPKNAVNDTISKKDTIVVKKEALDDVLRTKADDQRRDIPKKMTFLNKNAQVKYQDMQIDADYISIDDNKNLIYARGKQDSLGKIIEPVITTQAGKKYETNEFNYNTKTKQAIAFNARTEESEGVIIAQKTKKYNDSVFAMRKADYTTDDYFIKKKDTAADYFMRAYNIKLIKTKNKSQIVTGPIQMFIEQVPTPLYLPFAILPFSDKRAAGILIPSFGEREDVGFFLNGIGYYQPIGEHFDLKVLADIYTKGSWNLRPQVNYQKKYRYSGNFTADIGTMVRGIKGLDDYTKNSTYRINWTHSQDSKANPFLTFSASVDIVSTKFYNNPLNNNYIFNQNVLNTQQNSTVTLTKRFLKLPMTITGTASYSQNFATGLADLRLPQMNVAINQFYLFKSRTGIRQGLLENITVNTGFNLTNFVNTQENELFKKEMWDKMQTGLKNNIALATNTTLAKYFTFSLSANIDNALTTKTLNRYYDPVKNVTVDEINKNFTGYSTFSTSASLQTTLYGMMKFKKGSAIEAVRHMMTPSIGFTYSPDFSSPNFGYYRNYYNATGALTPYSIFEKGIIGSPSSGMVGALGFNIGNNIEMKVKSKSDSTGVKKIKIFESLNLAGSYNFAAKDHPWSVFTINGQSSFFNNKLTVNTSLSLEPYKIDFSSGQDTGIRTEQFGHFSVQGFNVQLSYPLSSEVFGEKTDYAKKYTSKGEVRNENYYFDDDHYAHFDQAWTLNISANYAYSKGLSRFANKIASIGLDGSIKLTPYWNINGSTHYDMVTKQLAYTRIGFSRDQRSFTINFNWVPFGQYKVYDFFIGIKANILSDALKYKDRSFTQPNAPF from the coding sequence TTGGCCAAAACCGTCCTCAAAAATATATTACAAATTTTAATTATCCTAATTTTTAACAATTTTTTAGCACAGAAAACTCCTGAAAAATTGCCTAAAAATGCGGTTAATGATACTATTTCCAAAAAGGATACCATAGTTGTAAAAAAAGAAGCTTTAGATGATGTTCTCCGCACAAAAGCTGATGATCAGAGAAGAGATATCCCGAAAAAAATGACTTTCCTGAACAAAAATGCGCAGGTGAAGTATCAGGATATGCAGATTGATGCAGACTATATTTCAATAGATGATAATAAAAATCTCATCTATGCAAGAGGGAAACAGGATTCTTTAGGAAAAATCATAGAACCGGTAATTACTACCCAGGCCGGAAAAAAATACGAAACCAACGAATTCAACTATAACACAAAAACCAAGCAGGCTATTGCTTTCAATGCACGGACAGAAGAAAGTGAAGGGGTGATTATAGCTCAGAAGACCAAAAAGTATAACGATTCCGTATTCGCGATGAGAAAAGCGGATTATACAACGGATGATTATTTCATTAAGAAAAAAGATACGGCTGCGGATTATTTTATGAGGGCTTATAATATTAAGCTGATTAAAACCAAAAATAAATCCCAGATCGTTACAGGTCCTATTCAGATGTTTATTGAGCAGGTGCCTACACCGCTTTATCTTCCGTTTGCCATTTTGCCGTTTTCGGATAAAAGAGCCGCCGGAATCCTGATTCCGAGTTTCGGGGAAAGGGAAGATGTAGGTTTTTTCCTTAACGGTATCGGATATTATCAACCCATTGGGGAACACTTTGACCTTAAAGTTTTAGCAGATATTTATACCAAAGGAAGCTGGAATTTACGTCCTCAGGTCAATTATCAGAAAAAATACCGCTACTCCGGAAACTTTACAGCAGATATTGGTACCATGGTAAGAGGTATCAAAGGGTTAGATGATTATACCAAAAACAGTACGTATAGAATTAACTGGACGCACTCCCAGGATTCCAAAGCCAATCCTTTCCTTACATTCAGTGCCTCAGTGGATATTGTAAGCACAAAGTTTTATAATAACCCGTTGAATAACAATTATATTTTTAACCAGAATGTTCTCAATACCCAGCAGAATTCTACAGTAACCCTTACCAAAAGATTTCTGAAGCTTCCGATGACCATTACAGGAACGGCTTCTTATTCACAGAATTTTGCAACAGGTTTGGCAGATCTTCGTCTTCCGCAGATGAACGTAGCGATCAACCAGTTCTATCTGTTCAAATCAAGAACGGGTATCAGACAGGGACTTCTTGAGAATATTACAGTAAATACAGGGTTTAACCTTACCAATTTTGTAAACACTCAGGAAAATGAGTTGTTTAAAAAGGAAATGTGGGATAAAATGCAGACAGGGCTTAAAAACAATATTGCACTGGCTACCAATACCACACTGGCTAAATATTTTACATTCAGCTTAAGTGCGAATATCGACAATGCCCTTACTACAAAAACACTGAACAGATATTACGATCCGGTAAAGAATGTTACAGTGGATGAAATCAACAAAAACTTTACAGGATATTCTACATTCTCTACCTCTGCCAGTCTTCAGACTACCCTTTATGGGATGATGAAATTCAAAAAAGGATCTGCTATAGAAGCGGTGAGACATATGATGACGCCAAGTATCGGGTTTACTTATTCTCCGGATTTTTCAAGTCCTAATTTCGGATATTACAGAAACTATTACAATGCTACCGGAGCACTCACTCCTTATTCTATTTTTGAAAAAGGAATTATCGGAAGCCCGTCAAGCGGAATGGTGGGAGCTCTTGGCTTCAATATCGGGAACAATATCGAAATGAAAGTAAAATCTAAAAGTGATTCTACCGGGGTGAAGAAAATCAAGATTTTTGAATCTTTAAACCTTGCCGGAAGCTATAACTTCGCCGCAAAAGACCACCCTTGGTCTGTATTCACCATTAACGGACAGTCATCTTTCTTTAATAATAAACTTACCGTAAATACCAGCCTTTCATTGGAGCCTTACAAGATTGATTTCTCTTCAGGCCAGGATACAGGGATAAGAACAGAGCAGTTCGGGCACTTCAGTGTACAGGGATTCAACGTACAGCTATCCTATCCTTTAAGCAGCGAAGTTTTTGGAGAAAAGACCGATTATGCTAAAAAGTATACTTCGAAAGGTGAAGTCCGAAATGAAAATTATTACTTTGATGATGATCATTATGCGCATTTTGATCAGGCATGGACGCTGAACATCAGTGCCAACTATGCCTACTCAAAAGGATTAAGCAGATTCGCCAACAAAATAGCCTCCATTGGACTAGACGGAAGTATCAAGCTGACTCCTTACTGGAATATCAATGGAAGTACGCATTATGATATGGTGACTAAACAATTGGCCTACACAAGAATTGGTTTTTCCAGAGATCAGCGAAGCTTCACGATTAATTTCAACTGGGTTCCTTTCGGACAGTATAAAGTATATGACTTCTTTATCGGGATCAAAGCCAATATCTTAAGTGACGCATTGAAGTACAAAGACAGAAGCTTTACCCAGCCAAATGCACCTTTCTAA
- a CDS encoding winged helix-turn-helix transcriptional regulator — translation MRKKTSTNFENERFLELNCPFITTLRFIGKRWKPAVLWKINNGFVRFNQLKKELPYISDKMLSDTVAELEADGIIQKKVFDEIPLRVEYNMTEFGKGLLPVLSEMDKWGEQTIKKITR, via the coding sequence ATGAGAAAAAAAACATCCACAAATTTCGAAAATGAACGGTTTTTAGAGTTGAACTGTCCATTTATAACCACACTCAGATTTATTGGCAAGCGGTGGAAGCCGGCGGTATTGTGGAAGATTAATAATGGTTTTGTAAGATTTAACCAATTGAAAAAAGAATTGCCTTACATTAGTGATAAAATGCTTTCAGATACTGTTGCCGAATTGGAGGCTGACGGAATCATTCAAAAGAAAGTTTTTGATGAGATCCCATTACGGGTTGAGTATAATATGACAGAATTTGGAAAAGGACTTCTGCCTGTATTATCAGAAATGGACAAATGGGGAGAACAAACGATTAAAAAAATTACAAGGTAA